One genomic window of Choloepus didactylus isolate mChoDid1 chromosome 27, mChoDid1.pri, whole genome shotgun sequence includes the following:
- the LOC119521238 gene encoding cytochrome P450 2G1, translating into MQPRSQHLKNFPRAPLRPDTHCKPGSPALEMQPLWHAARIRVPGYSFLAYIMELGGAFTIFLALCLSCLLILVAWKRTNKGGKLPPGPTPLPFLGNLLQVRTDATYQSLMKLSKKYGPVFTVYLGPRPVVVLCGHEAVKEALVDRADEFSGRGEMASLERNFQGHGVALANGERWRILRRFSLTILRDFGMGKRSIEMRIQEEAGFLMEEFRKTKGAPIDPTFFLSRTVSNVISSVVFGSRFDYEDKQFLSLLRLINESFIEMSTSWAQLYDMYSIVMQYLPGRHNHIYYLIEELKDFVASRVKINEASLDPQNPRDFIDCFLIKMHQDKNNPHTEFNLKNLVLTTLNLFFAGTETVSSTLRYGFLLLMKHPEVEAKIHEEINQVIGPHRIPRVDDRVKMPYTDAVIHEIQRLTDIVPMGVPHNVIQDTPFRGYLLPKGTDVYPLLGSVLKDPKYFRYPDAFYPPHFLDEQGRFKKNEAFVPFSSGKRICLGEAMARMELFLYFTFVLQNFSLRPLVPPADIDITPMISGFGNIPPAYKLCLVAH; encoded by the exons ATGCAGCCACGATCGCAGCATCTGAAGAACTTCCCACGTGCTCCCTTGAGACCTGACACGCATTGCAAACCTGGATCTCCAGCTTTGGAAATGCAACCCCTGTGGCATGCTG CCAGGATCCGGGTCCCTGGATACAGCTTCTTGGCCTACATCATGGAGCTTGGAGGGGCCTTCACCATCTTTCTGGCCCTCTGCTTGTCGTGTCTGCTCATCCTCGTTGCCTGGAAACGGACTAACAAGGGAGGAAAGCTGCCCCCTGGTCCCACACCTCTGCCTTTTTTGGGGAACCTGCTCCAAGTCCGCACAGATGCCACCTATCAGTCTCTCATGAAG CTCAGCAAGAAATATGGCCCAGTGTTCACCGTGTACCTGGGTCCCCGGCCAGTGGTTGTTTTATGTGGACATGAAGCAGTGAAGGAGGCCCTGGTAGACCGAGCAGATGAATTCAGTGGCCGTGGAGAAATGGCTTCCTTAGAGCGAAACTTCCAAGGTCACG GTGTAGCGTTGGCCAACGGTGAACGATGGAGGATTCTCCGCCGCTTCTCCCTCACCATCCTTCGGGACTTCGGGATGGGGAAGCGGAGCATTGAGATGCGGATCCAGGAGGAGGCCGGCTTCCTAATGGAGGAATTTCGGAAGACCAAGG GTGCCCCCATTGATCCCACCTTCTTCCTGAGCCGCACCGTCTCCAACGTCATCAGTTCTGTTGTCTTCGGAAGCCGCTTCGACTATGAGGACAAGCAGTTCCTGAGCCTGCTGAGGCTTATCAATGAGAGTTTCATCGAGATGAGCACATCTTGGGCACAG CTCTACGACATGTACTCCATAGTCATGCAGTACCTGCCAGGAAGACACAATCACATTTACTATCTGATAGAGGAGCTCAAGGACTTCGTTGCCTCCAGGGTCAAGATCAATGAAGCATCCCTTGACCCCCAAAATCCTCGGGACTTCATTGACTGCTTCCTCATCAAGATGCACCAG GATAAAAATAACCCCCACACGGAATTCAACCTTAAGAACTTGGTCCTCACCACCCTCAACCTCTTCTTTGCTGGCACGGAGACCGTGAGCTCCACCCTCCGCTACGGATTCCTGCTGCTGATGAAGCATCCTGAGGTGGAAG CCAAGATCCATGAAGAGATCAATCAGGTGATTGGACCTCACCGGATCCCAAGGGTAGATGACCGGGTCAAAATGCCCTACACTGACGCTGTGATCCACGAGATACAGAGATTGACAGATATCGTGCCTATGGGTGTCCCCCACAACGTTATCCAGGACACTCCTTTCCGAGGCTACCTTCTGCCCAAG GGCACTGACGTGTATCCCCTGCTTGGCTCAGTCCTCAAAGATCCTAAATACTTCCGCTACCCTGATGCCTTCTACCCACCACACTTCCTGGATGAGCAGGGCCGTTTCAAGAAGAATGAAGCCTTCGTGCCTTTTTCCTCTG GAAAGCGCATCTGCCTGGGAGAGGCCATGGCCCGCATGGAACTCTTTCTCTACTTCACCTTCGTCCTGCAGAACTTCTCCCTGCGCCCGCTGGTGCCGCCGGCGGACATCGACATCACCCCCATGATCTCCGGCTTCGGCAACATCCCCCCGGCCTATAAGCTCTGCCTCGTGGCCCACTGA